A single Micromonospora luteifusca DNA region contains:
- the wrbA gene encoding NAD(P)H:quinone oxidoreductase yields the protein MAAQIKVAVIYYSATGTTYQMAQAVCEAAGDAGADVRLRKVRELAPDEAIRSNSGWQAHHLETQDVPEAMLDDLSWADVVILGAPTRYGIIAAQLKQFIDTSGPLWAQGALANKVYAGFTSSGTLHGGQETTLTSLFNVFYHWGGIVVTPGYTDTSQFIAGNPYGASHTSNNGEIPPDSVALGACALTARRAVQIGAALKAGMAG from the coding sequence ATGGCTGCCCAGATCAAGGTAGCGGTGATCTATTACAGCGCCACCGGCACCACGTACCAGATGGCGCAGGCCGTGTGCGAGGCCGCCGGGGATGCCGGGGCCGACGTCCGCCTGCGCAAGGTGCGCGAGTTGGCGCCGGACGAGGCGATCCGCTCCAACTCCGGCTGGCAGGCGCACCACCTGGAAACCCAGGATGTGCCCGAAGCGATGCTCGACGACCTGTCCTGGGCCGACGTCGTGATCCTCGGCGCGCCGACCCGGTACGGCATCATCGCCGCTCAGCTCAAGCAGTTCATCGACACGTCCGGCCCGCTCTGGGCGCAGGGCGCGCTGGCCAACAAGGTCTACGCGGGCTTCACCTCGTCCGGGACCTTGCACGGGGGGCAGGAAACCACGCTGACCTCGCTCTTCAACGTCTTCTACCACTGGGGCGGCATCGTGGTCACGCCCGGATACACCGATACCAGCCAGTTCATCGCCGGAAACCCGTACGGCGCCTCGCACACGAGCAACAACGGGGAGATCCCCCCGGACTCCGTGGCACTCGGGGCCTGCGCGCTCACCGCGCGGCGGGCGGTGCAGATCGGGGCGGCGCTGAAGGCCGGCATGGCTGGGTGA
- a CDS encoding FGGY family carbohydrate kinase: MNILALDLGTSSVRGLVLDADTRPLPGALARRKIDLAIGDDGTGTLSGPDYLASLVDCLDELADAGHLHDVNLVAVSAQWHSVLPLDHGGTPLGPVITWLDTRPVPVGGTAGPADPDGFHQRTGCWWHRSYWSMRLPWLREQSGTPIARFVGLPEYVLGELLDAAPMSVSQASGTGLLDLSTLRWDDEALTLARARPQDLPPLGELDWHGRLRAEKARRWPQLAQARWSPPVGDGGASNVGSGCVDPSRAAVTVGTSAAVRLMQRIPAGEPMPRLPERLWRYRVDHDHVVTGAAYASGGNLFAWADRELRLPQGAELDAALALVPAGGGRPADPRFGGDRPPGLAPAGTGRLGGLSFSTTSVDILAGLMQGLCELVAGDLAVLESTIDKPVGVVLGGGAVAASTWWRQAFAAALAPRPVSHQRNPEIGATGAALVALGRFGDAADLADIGRTDELVLPTTAGRSHPQYPS, translated from the coding sequence ATGAACATTCTCGCGCTCGATCTGGGCACCTCCTCCGTACGCGGGCTGGTGCTGGACGCGGACACCCGGCCGCTGCCCGGCGCCCTGGCCCGGCGCAAGATCGACCTTGCCATCGGCGACGACGGCACCGGCACGCTGTCCGGGCCCGACTATCTCGCCTCCCTGGTCGATTGCCTGGACGAGCTTGCCGACGCGGGGCACCTGCACGACGTCAACCTGGTGGCGGTCTCCGCCCAGTGGCACTCGGTGCTCCCCCTCGACCACGGCGGCACCCCCCTCGGCCCGGTGATCACCTGGCTGGACACCCGGCCCGTGCCGGTCGGCGGCACGGCGGGGCCGGCCGACCCGGACGGCTTCCACCAGCGCACCGGCTGCTGGTGGCACCGCTCGTACTGGTCGATGCGGTTGCCCTGGTTGCGTGAGCAGTCCGGCACCCCGATCGCCCGGTTCGTCGGCCTGCCCGAGTACGTGCTGGGTGAGCTGCTCGACGCGGCACCCATGTCGGTTTCCCAGGCTTCCGGGACCGGTCTGCTCGATCTGAGCACTCTGCGCTGGGATGACGAGGCTCTGACGTTGGCCAGGGCGCGACCCCAGGACCTGCCGCCCCTCGGCGAGTTGGACTGGCACGGCCGGCTCCGGGCCGAGAAGGCCCGCCGCTGGCCGCAGCTGGCGCAGGCCCGGTGGTCACCGCCCGTCGGCGACGGTGGTGCGTCGAACGTCGGCTCCGGTTGCGTCGACCCGAGCCGCGCGGCGGTCACCGTGGGCACCTCCGCGGCCGTCCGGCTGATGCAGCGCATCCCGGCCGGCGAACCGATGCCTCGGCTGCCCGAGCGACTGTGGCGTTACCGGGTCGACCACGACCACGTGGTGACCGGTGCGGCGTACGCCAGTGGGGGCAACCTGTTCGCCTGGGCGGACCGGGAGTTGCGGTTGCCCCAGGGGGCGGAGCTGGACGCGGCGCTGGCGCTGGTGCCGGCGGGCGGTGGCCGACCGGCCGACCCCCGCTTCGGTGGCGACCGGCCGCCGGGTCTGGCACCGGCGGGCACCGGCCGACTCGGCGGCCTGAGCTTCAGCACCACCTCAGTGGACATTCTGGCCGGGCTGATGCAGGGGCTGTGTGAGCTGGTCGCCGGGGATCTCGCGGTGCTGGAGTCCACGATCGACAAGCCGGTCGGTGTGGTGCTGGGCGGGGGCGCGGTGGCAGCCTCCACGTGGTGGCGGCAGGCCTTCGCCGCCGCGCTCGCACCGCGACCGGTGTCGCACCAACGCAACCCGGAGATCGGCGCCACCGGCGCGGCACTGGTGGCGTTGGGTCGGTTCGGTGACGCGGCCGACCTCGCCGACATCGGCCGGACGGACGAGCTGGTTCTGCCGACCACGGCAGGACGTTCCCACCCGCAGTATCCTTCCTGA
- a CDS encoding HipA family kinase → MLRQVTAIRYVTPLREGGSLPGVVEADDLGTYVAKFRGAGQGPKALIAEVICGELARRLELRVPPLVVLDIDPVIGRAEPDQEVQELLRNSGGANLGMDFLPGALGFDPLAHPVDPALASRVLWFDAYVENVDRSWRNPNLLVWHRELWLIDHGASLYFHHNWPRAGGAVHRAYRADDHVLAPYASRLAEADAELAPRVTPELLTEVLALVPADWLTAADFDSADAARAAYLEHLSARMTRTADWLPQGSAA, encoded by the coding sequence GCTACGTCACCCCGCTACGCGAGGGTGGGTCGCTGCCTGGCGTGGTGGAGGCCGACGACCTGGGCACGTACGTGGCGAAGTTCCGGGGCGCCGGCCAAGGGCCCAAGGCGCTGATCGCCGAGGTGATCTGCGGTGAGCTGGCCCGCCGGCTGGAGCTGCGGGTGCCCCCGCTGGTCGTGCTCGACATCGACCCGGTGATCGGGCGAGCCGAGCCCGACCAGGAGGTGCAGGAGCTGCTGCGCAACAGCGGGGGCGCCAACCTGGGGATGGACTTCCTGCCCGGGGCGCTGGGTTTCGATCCGCTGGCGCACCCCGTCGACCCGGCACTGGCCTCCCGGGTGCTCTGGTTCGACGCGTACGTGGAGAACGTCGACCGGAGCTGGCGCAACCCCAACCTGCTGGTCTGGCACCGGGAGCTGTGGCTGATCGACCACGGCGCCTCGCTGTACTTCCACCACAACTGGCCGCGCGCGGGCGGCGCCGTGCACCGGGCGTACCGCGCCGACGACCACGTGCTGGCCCCGTACGCGTCCCGACTGGCCGAAGCCGACGCCGAGTTGGCGCCCAGGGTCACCCCGGAGCTGCTCACCGAGGTGCTGGCGCTGGTGCCCGCGGACTGGCTGACCGCCGCCGACTTCGACTCGGCGGATGCCGCCCGGGCCGCGTACCTGGAGCACCTGTCGGCCCGGATGACCCGCACGGCGGACTGGCTGCCGCAGGGGAGCGCGGCATGA
- a CDS encoding anthranilate synthase family protein, giving the protein MTHLTDLLAAVADGVDPGPFALLRRDGADELELFTGPVDTVERLADIPLTPGTPGARTLALVPYRQITERGFACVDDGAPLECLQIREHRRIALADALAMLPDEPVRTIDAAFDVSDEEYARTVQRVLAEEIGHGEGANFVIHRALHATVQGPPLVAALAALRRLLVNERGAYWTFVVHTGARTLVGASPERHVSVDDGLVMMNPISGTFRSAGGTADRAALLRFLADEKEVEELYMVLDEELKMMATVAEHGGQVIGPYLKEMSHLAHTEYLLAGRGTRDVREVLRETMFAPTVTGSPMENACRVIARHERRGRGYYAGVLALLGHDETGRQTLDAPILIRTAEISPTGRLRVPVGATLVRHSTAAGEVAETHAKAAGVLAALGLGPAAPGGGGGPVARLADDPAVREALAARNAPLARFWLDQRAPDAPGLPGLVGRRALIVDNEDTFTGMLAHQLGALGLTVTLRPWHVGGPVDSYDLVVAGPGPGDPGSLDEPKMVALRRLLAGLLATGRPTLAVCLGHQALAGLLGLTLHRREATYQGLQREVPLFGRTRRVGFYSTFTARAEADRLATAYGPVELARDAGDGAVHALRGRGFAGVQFHPESVLSPDGLAVLSELLSDLLPAPRTDELSAASGRA; this is encoded by the coding sequence ATGACCCACCTGACCGACCTGCTCGCCGCCGTCGCCGACGGTGTCGATCCCGGCCCCTTCGCGCTGCTGCGCCGCGACGGCGCGGACGAACTGGAGCTGTTCACCGGCCCGGTCGACACCGTCGAGCGGCTCGCGGACATCCCGTTGACGCCGGGCACCCCCGGGGCGCGGACGTTGGCCCTGGTGCCGTACCGGCAGATCACCGAACGCGGGTTCGCCTGCGTCGACGACGGCGCCCCGCTGGAGTGCCTCCAGATCCGCGAGCACCGACGGATCGCGCTGGCTGACGCTCTGGCCATGCTGCCCGACGAACCGGTCCGCACCATCGATGCCGCCTTCGACGTCAGCGACGAGGAGTACGCGCGGACGGTGCAGCGGGTGCTCGCCGAGGAGATCGGCCACGGTGAGGGCGCGAACTTCGTCATCCACCGCGCCCTGCACGCCACCGTGCAGGGTCCACCGCTGGTTGCCGCGCTGGCCGCGCTGCGCCGGCTGCTGGTCAACGAGCGTGGCGCGTACTGGACGTTCGTGGTGCACACCGGCGCACGGACGCTGGTCGGCGCCAGCCCGGAGCGGCACGTCAGCGTCGACGACGGGCTGGTGATGATGAATCCGATCAGCGGCACGTTCCGGAGCGCCGGTGGCACCGCGGACCGGGCGGCCCTGCTGCGCTTCCTCGCCGACGAGAAGGAGGTCGAGGAGCTGTACATGGTGCTCGACGAGGAGTTGAAGATGATGGCCACCGTCGCCGAACACGGCGGCCAGGTGATCGGTCCGTACCTGAAGGAGATGTCGCACCTGGCGCACACCGAGTACCTGCTCGCCGGGCGGGGCACCCGTGACGTGCGGGAGGTGCTGCGCGAGACGATGTTCGCCCCCACCGTCACGGGCAGCCCCATGGAGAACGCCTGCCGGGTGATCGCCCGGCACGAGCGCCGGGGCCGGGGCTACTACGCGGGCGTGCTGGCCCTGCTCGGCCACGACGAGACCGGCCGGCAGACACTCGACGCGCCGATCCTGATCCGCACCGCCGAGATCTCGCCCACCGGCCGGCTGCGGGTGCCGGTGGGAGCCACCCTCGTCCGACACTCGACGGCGGCCGGCGAGGTGGCCGAGACGCACGCCAAGGCGGCCGGTGTGCTGGCCGCGCTCGGCCTCGGGCCGGCGGCGCCCGGCGGCGGCGGCGGGCCGGTCGCGCGACTGGCCGACGACCCGGCGGTACGCGAGGCGCTGGCCGCCCGTAACGCACCGCTGGCCCGGTTCTGGCTGGATCAGCGGGCACCGGACGCGCCGGGGTTGCCCGGGTTGGTCGGCCGGCGGGCCCTGATCGTGGACAACGAGGACACGTTCACCGGGATGCTGGCGCACCAGCTCGGCGCTCTGGGGCTCACGGTCACGCTGCGACCGTGGCACGTCGGCGGCCCGGTCGACTCGTACGACCTGGTGGTGGCGGGTCCCGGGCCGGGCGACCCGGGCAGCCTGGACGAGCCGAAGATGGTGGCGCTGCGCAGGCTGCTGGCCGGGCTGTTGGCGACCGGCCGACCCACCCTCGCGGTCTGCCTCGGCCATCAGGCGCTCGCCGGGCTGCTGGGGCTGACACTGCACCGCCGGGAGGCGACCTATCAGGGGTTGCAGCGGGAGGTGCCGCTGTTCGGCCGGACCCGGCGGGTCGGGTTCTACTCGACGTTCACCGCCCGCGCAGAGGCGGACCGGCTGGCCACCGCGTACGGGCCGGTGGAGCTGGCTCGGGACGCCGGCGACGGCGCCGTGCACGCGCTGCGTGGGCGCGGCTTCGCCGGGGTGCAGTTCCACCCGGAGTCGGTGCTCAGCCCGGACGGGCTCGCGGTGCTGAGCGAGCTGTTGAGTGACCTGCTGCCGGCACCGCGCACCGACGAGTTGTCCGCCGCCAGCGGACGTGCATAG
- a CDS encoding sensor histidine kinase produces MAAGPDPANGAVSNHRRRRFDVRVVPHRRRSPFRLRDWRMSTKLATVLMVPSMAFLVLAAVQTSALVGRTTALNDFSRQVGIGRQITAVVQQLQQERDRSAGELGALRRGGDREVAATDLKPLQTATDRAIVDLRRAAEPLADADASWRVAFSEALEAYDQVVDIRPAIPPAVLSSETILSNYHRAVGAMIDLLAEPTPGQDQPALNDAVLRYVQLARVKELSSRVRAQLYAAARAGGYGTEDRVLLADLRAQQLTALGAFRVAATTDQIRRYDETTVTPTFLTAVQLEERSLSAGDASPAVLPSEQWWSASQQRQELLRQLEAGVLDDAVRQADDASNGQLRATLLVVGGVVTVLLVALLISLLVGRSVARSMRLLRSQALRIAQVELPDALDRLKTVTGGVPGIEVAPAVVRSLDEIGELAEAFVAVHRSAVTVAVEQALMRRNVNAMFVNLARRSQVLVERQLELLDDLEREESDPDQLENLFKLDHLAARMRRNDESLLVLAGTDSTRRWNRPVGLGAVLLAAAAEIEQYQRVRFESVADMYVVGHAVGELVHLLAELLENATAFSRPDTLVVVTAKVGAGTPLIEITDRGLGMSPAALVEANAVLASPPAADVAAVERMGLFVVSHLAARLGLRVWLDGGEDGLVARLALPAELLAPAGPVELDPPASPRMLAASAARGVVRSPGITREAPAPGPGIGARDMPVAGRPPGVAVPRQARPVPVRAEDVLTPAAARGDGGGWWSRQGPSAPAVPAPSAPPAVPVTGGTNERGLPMRVPMAQLSAVTRSAQPMSVPNRTDPDPEAVGGMLSRLYSGVRRAEAEDTTEIPVPPSGGHDEGGRRQ; encoded by the coding sequence GTGGCGGCAGGTCCCGACCCGGCGAACGGCGCGGTGTCGAACCACCGTCGGCGCCGATTCGACGTCCGAGTCGTCCCGCATCGACGCCGGTCACCGTTCCGGCTGCGGGACTGGCGGATGAGCACGAAACTCGCCACCGTGCTGATGGTGCCGTCGATGGCGTTCCTGGTGCTCGCGGCTGTGCAGACGAGCGCGCTGGTGGGGCGAACGACGGCGTTGAACGACTTCTCCCGTCAGGTCGGCATCGGTCGGCAGATCACCGCGGTGGTGCAGCAACTCCAGCAGGAACGCGACCGCTCGGCGGGGGAGTTGGGCGCGCTGCGCAGGGGCGGCGACCGGGAAGTGGCGGCGACCGACCTGAAGCCGTTGCAGACGGCCACCGACCGGGCCATTGTGGACCTGCGTCGGGCCGCCGAGCCTCTCGCGGACGCCGACGCGTCCTGGCGGGTCGCCTTCTCCGAGGCGTTGGAGGCGTACGACCAGGTGGTCGACATCCGGCCGGCGATCCCGCCGGCGGTGCTCAGCAGCGAAACCATCCTCAGCAACTACCACCGGGCCGTCGGCGCGATGATCGACCTGCTCGCCGAGCCGACGCCTGGTCAGGACCAACCCGCGTTGAACGACGCGGTGCTGCGCTATGTGCAGCTGGCCCGGGTCAAGGAGCTCTCCTCCCGGGTGCGGGCCCAGCTCTACGCCGCCGCCCGCGCCGGTGGGTACGGCACCGAGGACCGGGTGCTCCTCGCCGATCTGCGCGCCCAGCAGCTGACCGCGCTCGGCGCGTTCCGGGTGGCGGCGACCACCGACCAGATCCGTCGGTACGACGAGACCACGGTGACCCCGACGTTCCTGACCGCCGTGCAGCTGGAGGAACGCAGCCTGTCGGCCGGAGACGCGTCGCCGGCGGTGCTGCCGTCGGAGCAGTGGTGGTCGGCGAGCCAGCAGCGACAGGAGTTGTTGCGCCAGCTTGAGGCCGGCGTGCTGGACGACGCCGTGCGGCAGGCCGACGACGCCAGCAACGGTCAGCTGCGGGCCACCCTGCTGGTCGTCGGTGGGGTCGTCACGGTGCTGCTGGTCGCGCTGCTGATCTCGTTGCTCGTCGGGCGGTCGGTCGCCCGGTCGATGCGGCTGCTGCGTAGCCAGGCGCTCCGGATCGCGCAGGTCGAGCTGCCCGACGCACTGGACCGCTTGAAGACGGTCACCGGCGGGGTGCCCGGCATCGAGGTCGCGCCGGCGGTGGTCCGCTCGCTCGACGAGATCGGTGAGCTGGCCGAGGCGTTCGTGGCGGTGCACCGCAGCGCGGTCACGGTCGCCGTCGAGCAGGCGCTCATGCGACGCAACGTCAACGCGATGTTCGTCAACCTGGCCCGCCGTAGCCAGGTGCTGGTGGAGCGCCAACTTGAGCTGCTGGACGACCTGGAGCGTGAGGAGAGCGACCCGGACCAGTTGGAGAACCTGTTCAAGCTCGACCACCTCGCTGCCCGTATGCGCCGTAACGACGAGAGTCTGCTGGTGCTCGCCGGCACCGACTCCACCCGCCGGTGGAACCGGCCGGTCGGCCTCGGTGCGGTGCTGCTGGCCGCCGCTGCGGAGATCGAGCAGTACCAGCGGGTCCGCTTCGAGTCGGTGGCCGACATGTACGTGGTCGGGCACGCGGTCGGCGAGCTGGTGCACCTGTTGGCGGAGCTGCTGGAGAACGCCACGGCTTTCTCCCGCCCGGACACCCTCGTGGTGGTGACGGCCAAAGTCGGGGCCGGGACCCCGCTGATCGAGATCACCGACCGTGGTCTGGGCATGAGCCCGGCCGCGCTGGTCGAGGCGAACGCCGTGCTGGCCAGCCCTCCGGCTGCGGACGTCGCGGCGGTGGAGCGGATGGGTCTGTTCGTGGTCAGCCACCTGGCTGCCCGGCTGGGGCTGCGCGTGTGGCTCGACGGGGGCGAGGACGGCCTGGTCGCCCGGCTCGCGTTGCCCGCTGAGTTGCTGGCGCCGGCGGGCCCGGTGGAGCTGGATCCGCCCGCGTCGCCCCGGATGCTGGCGGCGAGCGCCGCCCGGGGAGTGGTCCGGAGCCCCGGCATCACCCGGGAAGCTCCTGCCCCGGGGCCGGGCATCGGCGCACGGGACATGCCGGTGGCCGGCCGCCCCCCGGGCGTCGCCGTACCGCGGCAGGCGCGTCCGGTGCCGGTGCGCGCCGAGGACGTGTTGACCCCGGCGGCGGCCCGTGGCGACGGCGGAGGCTGGTGGTCGCGGCAGGGACCGTCCGCGCCGGCGGTGCCCGCGCCGTCGGCGCCGCCGGCAGTCCCGGTGACCGGTGGCACCAATGAGCGAGGGTTGCCGATGCGGGTGCCGATGGCGCAGTTGAGCGCGGTCACCCGTTCGGCACAACCGATGTCGGTGCCGAACCGCACCGATCCGGACCCGGAGGCGGTCGGCGGCATGCTTTCCCGGCTCTACAGCGGGGTGCGGCGAGCCGAGGCCGAGGACACCACCGAGATACCCGTGCCACCGTCCGGGGGGCACGATGAAGGGGGACGACGACAGTGA
- a CDS encoding GH1 family beta-glucosidase → MSIPTGPAGPLRFPDNFGWGAATSAYQIEGAAKEDGRGESVWDTFSRVPGRIRNGDTGDVAADHYHRYAEDLDLMRDLGLRSYRFSISWPRIQPDGTGAPNQRGLDFYRRLLDGLHERGIAPMATLFHWDLPQALQDADGWESRDTAYRFADYADLVFHALGDRVPAWLTINEPKTVVQNGYLTGHHAPGRQDPDAAYLVAHHLQLAHGLAVGALRASGNDSRIGPALNLHPCYPADDSPQAAAAARLYDSYENRLYLDSLLRGSYPQDLLADLGPQSRMVQGVRDGDLAIISAPIDLLAVQYYTPIYVTADGGTERRWTTTEAEWQQIYPQGMYDLLTRVTRDYGPIPLTITENGLPTPDTLAADDTVHDAGRISFLRDHLTAVHQAIAAGVPLESFHVWSLLDNFEWDAGYDQRWGLVYVDYPTQRRVLKSSATWYRSVITDGGF, encoded by the coding sequence ATGTCGATACCTACTGGGCCCGCCGGCCCGCTGCGCTTCCCCGACAACTTCGGCTGGGGCGCGGCCACCTCCGCGTACCAGATCGAGGGCGCCGCCAAGGAGGACGGGCGCGGCGAGTCCGTCTGGGACACCTTCAGCCGCGTCCCAGGGCGCATCCGCAACGGCGACACGGGCGACGTGGCCGCCGACCACTACCACCGGTACGCCGAGGACCTCGACCTCATGCGCGACCTCGGGTTGCGCAGCTACCGCTTCTCCATCTCCTGGCCACGCATCCAGCCCGACGGCACCGGCGCGCCCAACCAACGCGGGCTCGACTTCTACCGCCGACTCCTCGACGGCCTGCACGAACGCGGGATCGCCCCGATGGCCACCCTGTTCCACTGGGACCTCCCCCAGGCGCTGCAGGACGCCGACGGCTGGGAATCACGCGACACCGCCTACCGCTTCGCCGACTACGCCGACCTGGTCTTCCACGCCCTCGGTGACCGGGTGCCGGCCTGGCTCACCATCAACGAGCCCAAGACCGTCGTGCAGAACGGCTACCTCACCGGCCACCACGCCCCCGGCCGGCAGGACCCGGACGCCGCCTACCTGGTCGCCCACCACCTGCAGCTCGCGCACGGGCTCGCCGTCGGCGCGCTGCGCGCCAGCGGCAATGACAGCCGGATCGGCCCCGCACTCAACCTGCACCCCTGCTACCCCGCCGACGACTCCCCGCAGGCCGCCGCGGCCGCCCGCCTCTACGACAGCTACGAGAACCGCCTCTACCTGGACTCCCTGCTCAGGGGCAGCTACCCGCAGGATCTGCTGGCCGACCTGGGCCCGCAGAGCCGGATGGTCCAGGGCGTCCGAGACGGCGACCTGGCGATCATCTCCGCGCCGATCGACCTGCTGGCCGTGCAGTACTACACGCCGATCTACGTCACCGCCGACGGCGGCACCGAGCGGCGCTGGACGACCACCGAGGCCGAATGGCAGCAGATCTACCCCCAGGGGATGTACGACCTCCTGACCCGGGTCACCCGCGACTACGGCCCGATCCCACTCACCATCACCGAGAACGGCCTGCCCACGCCGGACACCCTGGCCGCGGACGACACCGTCCACGACGCGGGTCGGATCAGTTTCCTGCGCGACCACCTCACCGCCGTGCACCAGGCCATCGCCGCCGGGGTGCCGTTGGAGAGCTTCCACGTCTGGTCCCTGCTGGACAACTTCGAGTGGGACGCGGGCTACGACCAGCGCTGGGGACTGGTCTACGTGGACTACCCGACCCAGCGGCGGGTGCTCAAGAGCAGCGCCACCTGGTACCGCTCCGTCATCACCGACGGCGGCTTCTGA
- a CDS encoding roadblock/LC7 domain-containing protein, which translates to MTTLSQEARDLSWLVSAFAERVPGVAHAVVVSSDGLLVAISDHLPRDNADKLAAVTSGLMSITAGAASMFDGDVVKQTVVEMGRGYFLVMQIRDGSILATLAAGDADIGVVGYEMARLAKQAGEMLTPALRAELQQALPR; encoded by the coding sequence GTGACGACGTTGAGCCAGGAGGCGCGTGACCTGAGCTGGCTGGTGAGCGCGTTCGCGGAGCGGGTGCCGGGCGTGGCGCACGCAGTGGTGGTCTCCTCCGACGGGCTGCTGGTGGCGATCTCCGACCACCTGCCGCGTGACAACGCGGACAAGCTCGCCGCGGTGACCTCCGGGCTGATGAGCATCACCGCGGGCGCGGCCTCGATGTTCGACGGCGATGTGGTCAAGCAGACGGTGGTCGAGATGGGTCGCGGCTACTTCCTGGTGATGCAGATTCGCGACGGTTCGATCCTGGCCACGCTGGCCGCCGGTGACGCGGACATCGGTGTGGTGGGCTACGAGATGGCCCGGTTGGCCAAGCAGGCGGGGGAGATGCTCACCCCGGCGTTGCGGGCGGAGTTGCAGCAGGCGCTGCCTCGCTGA
- a CDS encoding DUF3037 domain-containing protein: MRHPFEYALIRLVPRIERGEQINVGVLLYCQQRDFLAARTHLDADRVRALAPDVDLPEVAAVLGSWDRTCSGDGPATRMRLGERFHWLAAPRSTMIQTGPVHTGLTLDPAAELDRLMAALVR; this comes from the coding sequence ATGAGGCATCCGTTCGAGTACGCGCTGATCCGGTTGGTGCCCCGCATCGAGCGCGGCGAGCAGATCAACGTCGGGGTGCTGCTCTACTGCCAGCAGCGTGACTTCCTGGCCGCGCGTACACACCTGGACGCCGACCGGGTCCGCGCGCTGGCACCCGACGTGGACCTGCCGGAGGTGGCGGCGGTGCTCGGCTCCTGGGACCGGACCTGCTCCGGCGACGGGCCGGCGACCCGGATGCGGCTCGGTGAGCGGTTCCACTGGCTGGCCGCACCGCGCAGCACGATGATCCAGACCGGCCCGGTGCACACCGGGCTCACCCTCGATCCGGCGGCCGAGTTGGACCGGCTGATGGCAGCCCTGGTCCGCTGA